A part of Planococcus sp. MB-3u-03 genomic DNA contains:
- the hxlB gene encoding 6-phospho-3-hexuloisomerase, whose amino-acid sequence MNTAGYTDEILAELKRTTALIDDEEAEKAVDGILRAKKIFVAGGGRSGFMAKAFVMRMMHVGLDAYVVGETVTPNLEVDDIFIVGSGSGETQSLAAMTKKAKSIGATIVAVTTNPESTIGKLADIRIEIPAQAKGEGTSGKSIQPMGSLFEQSLLVFYDAVILRFMDKKGLKSDVMYGRHANLE is encoded by the coding sequence ATGAACACGGCGGGCTATACAGACGAAATACTGGCTGAATTGAAGCGGACCACTGCTCTCATTGATGATGAGGAAGCCGAAAAGGCAGTGGACGGCATCCTGCGTGCAAAGAAAATATTTGTGGCAGGCGGGGGCCGATCCGGCTTTATGGCTAAGGCATTTGTGATGCGTATGATGCACGTAGGCCTGGATGCGTATGTGGTTGGAGAAACGGTGACACCTAACCTGGAAGTCGATGATATTTTCATTGTCGGTTCTGGTTCCGGGGAGACCCAAAGCCTCGCAGCCATGACGAAGAAAGCCAAAAGCATCGGTGCAACCATAGTGGCTGTTACTACAAACCCTGAGTCTACAATAGGCAAACTGGCGGATATTCGAATTGAAATACCGGCACAAGCAAAAGGGGAGGGCACTAGTGGCAAATCGATTCAACCGATGGGATCATTGTTTGAACAGTCGCTTCTTGTGTTTTATGACGCGGTGATTTTGAGATTCATGGATAAAAAGGGACTCAAATCCGATGTCATGTATGGCAGACATGCGAATTTAGAATAG
- a CDS encoding DUF5363 domain-containing protein, which yields MNRLWKVLHKWIFEKYDQFSNELGYANWEITSENTFGIFQMAGDAFYHATQLSPNIV from the coding sequence ATGAACCGATTGTGGAAAGTATTGCATAAGTGGATTTTCGAAAAATACGACCAGTTTTCCAATGAATTGGGCTACGCAAACTGGGAGATTACTTCAGAAAACACTTTTGGCATTTTTCAAATGGCTGGAGATGCGTTTTATCATGCCACACAGCTATCTCCGAACATTGTTTGA
- a CDS encoding glucose-6-phosphate isomerase produces the protein MTVSFDFTNVLSFMTNSEFENISEFVKQAHNQLHQQTGPGSDYLGWIDWPINYDKEEFLQVKLAAERIQQQSDALIVIGIGGSYLGSKAAIEALSHTFHNQVKGNTEVYFAGHNISPAYITHLLQILEGKDISINVISKSGTTTEPALAFRIFRTFLEKKYGKKEAGNRIYVTTDRSKGALRNLAVEEGYETFVIPDNIGGRYSVLTPVGLLPMAVAGLNIDQVMQGAKAAYHKYNNPVLATNESYQYAAGRNIFYNKGKSIELFVSYEPGLLSTAEWWKQLFGESEGKDEKGLFPASVNFSTDLHSMGQYVQEGRRLFFETVLQVKKPSLDLVIQEDPANMDGLNFLAGKTMDEVNKKAALGTSLAHVDGGVPNLVIELDELNEFTFGEMIYFFEKACAISGTLLGVNPFDQPGVEAYKTNMFALLGKEGFEKEREKLENRLLPSGNSQNDEVKIQ, from the coding sequence ATGACCGTTTCATTTGATTTCACCAATGTATTATCGTTTATGACGAATAGCGAGTTTGAAAATATTAGCGAATTTGTCAAACAAGCGCATAACCAACTTCACCAGCAGACAGGACCGGGTTCTGACTACTTGGGGTGGATCGACTGGCCGATTAACTATGATAAAGAAGAGTTTCTCCAGGTGAAACTGGCTGCCGAAAGAATTCAGCAACAATCAGATGCGCTGATTGTGATTGGCATCGGCGGCTCTTATCTAGGTTCCAAGGCAGCAATAGAAGCCTTATCGCATACGTTCCATAACCAAGTTAAAGGAAATACGGAAGTTTATTTTGCCGGACATAACATTAGCCCAGCTTATATCACACATTTGCTTCAGATACTGGAAGGGAAAGACATTTCAATCAATGTGATCTCCAAGTCAGGCACGACCACTGAACCCGCTTTAGCATTCCGGATATTCCGCACCTTTCTGGAAAAAAAGTATGGAAAAAAAGAAGCCGGAAACCGAATTTATGTCACAACCGACCGGAGCAAAGGCGCGCTTCGGAATCTTGCAGTTGAAGAAGGATACGAAACATTTGTCATTCCTGATAATATCGGAGGACGATACTCCGTTTTGACTCCAGTCGGTTTACTTCCGATGGCTGTAGCCGGGCTTAATATCGACCAAGTGATGCAGGGGGCAAAAGCTGCTTACCACAAATACAACAATCCCGTACTAGCTACAAACGAAAGCTACCAATATGCTGCAGGAAGGAATATTTTTTATAATAAAGGAAAATCGATTGAACTGTTTGTAAGCTACGAGCCTGGCCTGCTATCTACAGCAGAATGGTGGAAACAACTTTTCGGGGAAAGTGAAGGGAAAGATGAAAAAGGACTCTTCCCCGCTTCTGTCAATTTCTCCACTGATTTACATTCAATGGGGCAGTATGTGCAGGAAGGGCGCCGTCTATTCTTTGAAACAGTTTTGCAAGTGAAGAAACCTTCCCTCGATCTTGTCATACAAGAAGATCCAGCCAATATGGATGGGTTGAACTTCTTAGCAGGAAAAACGATGGATGAAGTGAACAAAAAAGCGGCACTTGGAACTTCCCTTGCTCATGTCGATGGAGGTGTGCCGAATCTGGTCATTGAGCTAGACGAACTCAATGAATTCACCTTTGGCGAAATGATTTATTTCTTCGAAAAGGCCTGCGCGATCAGCGGCACTTTACTCGGTGTCAATCCATTTGACCAACCAGGAGTAGAGGCATATAAAACCAATATGTTTGCATTGCTTGGCAAAGAAGGATTTGAAAAAGAAAGAGAAAAGCTGGAAAATCGGCTGTTGCCGTCTGGCAACTCACAAAACGATGAGGTGAAAATACAATGA
- a CDS encoding NUDIX hydrolase: MQLVLVKQYRHGTRGFYLEIPAGKLEENETNEEGILREVLEETGFTSNENPILLGEHMVNPAVQNNKISTYLITDAFKTSNQQLDDTEKIDVKLFDFEEFDDLILNRTIETQLFTASAYYMAKSFLNK, translated from the coding sequence ATGCAACTCGTACTTGTAAAGCAATACAGGCACGGGACAAGAGGTTTTTATTTAGAAATTCCTGCTGGAAAGCTTGAAGAAAACGAAACTAATGAGGAAGGAATTCTAAGGGAAGTTCTTGAGGAGACCGGATTTACTTCAAACGAAAACCCGATATTGCTCGGAGAACATATGGTGAATCCGGCCGTTCAAAACAATAAAATTTCTACATACCTTATCACCGATGCATTCAAAACGAGCAATCAGCAATTAGATGATACCGAAAAAATCGATGTTAAACTGTTCGATTTCGAAGAGTTTGACGATTTGATACTGAATCGGACTATCGAAACTCAGTTATTTACAGCCAGCGCTTATTATATGGCCAAGTCGTTTCTAAACAAATAA
- a CDS encoding SMI1/KNR4 family protein, which translates to MEKQLDMELPASYKEILLEQNGGIIQYNSVKKESHLETNAYIEINHIYGCGQGGILDSDYLIDEWGLPKIFLFSAEMGIAFCS; encoded by the coding sequence ATAGAAAAGCAACTAGATATGGAATTGCCAGCTTCTTATAAAGAGATTCTTTTAGAACAAAATGGCGGTATTATACAGTACAACTCAGTGAAGAAGGAAAGTCATCTTGAAACCAATGCGTACATTGAGATTAATCACATTTATGGTTGTGGTCAAGGTGGTATTTTAGATTCAGATTATCTCATTGATGAATGGGGTCTTCCGAAAATATTCTTATTTTCAGCGGAGATGGGAATAGCTTTTTGCTCTTGA
- a CDS encoding GntR family transcriptional regulator yields MGAGNIPAGEKLPSKRNLAIHLGVSVNTIQAAFNQLVAEGYVRSEQRKGFYVQEVEELIGDSVPSSQTAKKEKNLQYKIDFNSGHVDLQQFPYSVWRKLSVKSLYLDGSELLQRKSQGEPCLREQIAQYLFQSRGVRCSADQILLGAGTQVLTGFVVYGHRKRRHMRWSLQGSTGLGSLYKIKALMSS; encoded by the coding sequence ATGGGTGCAGGCAACATACCGGCTGGAGAAAAGCTGCCTTCTAAAAGAAACTTGGCGATTCATCTAGGAGTGAGTGTAAACACGATCCAAGCTGCCTTCAACCAATTAGTGGCAGAAGGCTATGTCCGAAGTGAACAGCGGAAAGGCTTTTACGTACAGGAGGTAGAAGAGCTGATTGGCGATTCTGTGCCTTCTTCTCAAACCGCTAAGAAAGAGAAGAACCTACAATACAAAATTGATTTCAATTCCGGCCACGTAGACTTGCAGCAGTTCCCTTATTCAGTCTGGCGAAAATTGTCGGTGAAGAGTCTTTATTTGGACGGAAGTGAACTTTTACAACGGAAATCCCAAGGGGAGCCGTGTCTCCGGGAACAAATCGCCCAGTATCTGTTCCAATCAAGAGGGGTTCGGTGTTCTGCAGATCAAATTCTGCTCGGAGCCGGTACGCAAGTGCTGACTGGTTTTGTTGTGTATGGTCATCGGAAGAGAAGACATATGCGCTGGAGTCTCCAGGGTTCCACCGGACTAGGGTCGCTTTACAAGATCAAGGCGTTGATGTCGAGTTGA
- a CDS encoding zinc-dependent alcohol dehydrogenase, translating into MKAVTFQGVKDMKVKNVKDPELEKKDDIIVKITSTAICGSDLHIYQGALPARKDYVIGHEPMGIVEEVGPEVTKVKKGDRIVLPFNVSCGQCFYCNHDLESQCDNSNGNPHFDTGGYFGFTERYGSYSGGQAEYLRVPYGNFMPYVIPESSELEDESLLFLSDVLPTAWWSVENAGVKQGDTVVVLGCGPIGLMTQKFAWMKGAKRVIAVDEVPYRMNLAKKMNNVEVFDFNQYDNMGAYIHEITSGGARVVIDCVGMDGKKSTAEAVQQKLKLQGGTLSAIDIAKDAVSKFGVIQLTGIYGLTYNMFPLGNIFERNVTMKMGQAPVIHLMPMLYEKIENGEFDPREIISHIMPLEKASDAYKIFNDHTDDCTKVILKP; encoded by the coding sequence ATGAAAGCCGTAACTTTCCAAGGCGTGAAGGACATGAAAGTGAAAAACGTGAAAGATCCTGAACTTGAAAAAAAGGACGATATCATTGTAAAAATTACTTCAACCGCGATTTGTGGATCCGATTTACATATTTATCAAGGAGCTTTACCTGCCAGAAAAGATTATGTCATCGGCCATGAACCGATGGGAATCGTAGAAGAGGTAGGACCAGAAGTCACCAAGGTGAAAAAAGGCGACCGGATTGTACTGCCGTTCAATGTCAGCTGTGGGCAATGCTTCTATTGCAACCATGATCTGGAAAGCCAGTGCGACAACTCAAACGGCAACCCTCACTTTGATACGGGTGGCTACTTCGGATTTACTGAACGCTACGGTAGTTACTCGGGCGGTCAGGCAGAGTACTTGCGGGTTCCTTATGGCAACTTCATGCCGTACGTCATTCCGGAATCCTCAGAACTTGAAGACGAGTCGTTGCTTTTCTTGTCAGATGTTCTGCCAACCGCTTGGTGGAGCGTGGAGAATGCAGGAGTAAAACAGGGCGATACGGTCGTGGTACTGGGTTGTGGACCGATTGGCTTAATGACACAGAAATTTGCCTGGATGAAAGGCGCCAAACGCGTGATTGCAGTTGACGAAGTTCCATATCGCATGAATCTGGCGAAAAAGATGAATAACGTAGAGGTATTCGATTTCAACCAGTATGACAATATGGGTGCATACATTCATGAAATTACAAGCGGCGGTGCGCGTGTCGTTATTGACTGTGTAGGGATGGACGGCAAAAAATCCACGGCTGAAGCAGTCCAGCAGAAACTGAAGCTGCAGGGCGGAACACTTAGTGCCATCGATATTGCAAAAGATGCCGTCAGCAAATTCGGCGTTATCCAGCTGACCGGTATCTACGGTCTTACGTACAATATGTTCCCACTCGGCAATATATTCGAACGCAACGTGACGATGAAGATGGGACAGGCACCGGTTATTCATTTGATGCCGATGCTGTACGAAAAAATTGAAAACGGTGAATTTGATCCGCGTGAAATCATTTCCCATATAATGCCGCTTGAAAAAGCAAGCGATGCTTATAAGATTTTCAATGACCATACGGATGATTGCACGAAAGTCATCCTAAAACCGTAA
- a CDS encoding NAD(P)-binding domain-containing protein, giving the protein MKQQIGVIGLGVMGKNLALNMESKGYSVSVYDYWTDRIDELAEKEAQGKKILGAYSVEEFVLSLEPPPQNLVDGEIWRHDGFGH; this is encoded by the coding sequence ATGAAGCAGCAAATTGGAGTCATCGGTTTAGGGGTAATGGGAAAAAACTTAGCCCTGAACATGGAGAGTAAAGGTTATTCTGTATCTGTCTATGATTATTGGACAGACCGAATCGACGAATTAGCTGAAAAAGAAGCACAAGGAAAAAAGATTTTGGGAGCATACAGTGTTGAAGAGTTTGTCCTTTCATTGGAACCCCCCCCGCAAAATCTTGTTGATGGTGAAATCTGGAGACACGACGGATTCGGTCATTGA
- the hxlA gene encoding 3-hexulose-6-phosphate synthase — MKLQLALDLVNIPQAIEVVKEVEAFIDIVEIGTPVINKEGLKAVAEIKAAFPNLEVLADVKIMDAAAYEVSNAAAAGADIVTILAQAEDSSIKGAVEEAKKQGKKILVDMIAVKDIKTRAAELDELGADYICVHTGYDLQAEGKDSFEDLRTIKSVVKNAKTAIAGGIKLETLPEVIKAQPDLIIVGGGITSKENKGAEAEKIQKMMKESVTA, encoded by the coding sequence ATGAAATTACAATTAGCTTTAGACTTAGTAAACATTCCACAAGCAATCGAAGTGGTTAAAGAAGTAGAGGCGTTTATCGACATCGTTGAAATCGGAACGCCAGTCATCAATAAAGAAGGTCTTAAAGCTGTCGCAGAAATAAAAGCAGCTTTCCCTAACCTGGAAGTTCTTGCAGATGTGAAAATTATGGACGCTGCAGCTTATGAAGTATCAAATGCTGCTGCTGCAGGAGCAGATATTGTTACGATTCTTGCTCAGGCAGAAGACTCATCCATCAAGGGCGCAGTTGAAGAAGCGAAAAAACAAGGCAAGAAAATCCTGGTGGATATGATCGCCGTAAAAGATATCAAAACACGGGCCGCAGAGCTTGATGAACTTGGCGCGGATTATATCTGTGTCCACACAGGCTACGATCTGCAAGCGGAAGGGAAAGATTCGTTCGAAGATCTTCGTACAATCAAAAGCGTCGTAAAAAATGCCAAAACTGCTATTGCAGGCGGCATCAAACTGGAGACATTGCCGGAAGTCATTAAAGCACAACCGGATTTAATCATTGTCGGCGGTGGAATTACAAGTAAAGAGAACAAGGGCGCGGAAGCGGAAAAAATTCAAAAGATGATGAAAGAAAGTGTGACGGCGTAA
- a CDS encoding winged helix-turn-helix transcriptional regulator produces the protein MPNLGEKVFNCEKELTLSIIGGKWKMLVLWHLGKEGTKRFGELKSLMPGITQRMLVNQLRELEDHLIVHREVYPVVPPKVEYSLTEQGRSLIPILDSMYEWGKEYIEQNLDQQIENN, from the coding sequence ATGCCTAATTTAGGAGAGAAAGTTTTTAATTGTGAAAAAGAGCTGACACTTTCCATCATCGGAGGAAAGTGGAAAATGCTAGTGCTATGGCATTTAGGAAAAGAAGGAACTAAACGTTTTGGGGAATTAAAAAGTCTTATGCCAGGCATCACGCAACGGATGCTCGTGAATCAATTGCGTGAACTGGAAGATCATTTGATTGTCCACCGGGAAGTATACCCTGTGGTTCCGCCGAAAGTGGAGTACTCACTTACCGAACAAGGAAGAAGCCTTATTCCAATTCTTGATTCCATGTACGAATGGGGCAAAGAATACATCGAGCAAAACTTGGATCAGCAAATAGAAAACAACTAA
- a CDS encoding Gfo/Idh/MocA family protein, translating into MIRIGIVGTNWITERLLEAAKGIENFKLAAVYSRTLERAEEFASQYGITKIFTDLEEMAVSDEIDAVYIATPNSFHADQAVLFLKNSKHVLCEKPMAANAAEAAKMIQEAKDHNVLLMEAMKSTLLPNFKAIQNNLHKIGPIRRYFASYCQYSSRYDAYKKGTVLNAFNPNFANGSLMDLGTYCLYPLILLFGEPKEIKATGLTLDSGIDGEGSVLLKYDDKDAVIIYSKITNSTLPSEIQGEKGIMVIDKIHSAEKVDIHYNDGTVESVTVEQPQPAMYYEVKEFIDLISQKKTESLVNSFENSYTTMCVMDKVRQEIGLSYPSDSK; encoded by the coding sequence ATGATACGAATTGGCATAGTGGGTACTAATTGGATTACAGAAAGATTGCTTGAAGCGGCAAAAGGGATTGAGAATTTTAAATTAGCAGCCGTTTATTCCCGAACGTTGGAAAGAGCAGAGGAATTTGCCAGTCAATATGGAATAACTAAAATTTTTACCGACTTAGAAGAAATGGCAGTCAGCGATGAAATCGATGCGGTTTATATTGCCACACCCAACTCATTCCATGCTGACCAAGCCGTCTTGTTTTTAAAAAACTCCAAACATGTATTATGTGAAAAACCGATGGCTGCCAATGCAGCAGAAGCAGCGAAAATGATTCAAGAAGCGAAAGATCATAATGTGCTGCTTATGGAAGCGATGAAATCTACGTTGCTTCCAAACTTTAAGGCCATTCAAAATAATCTGCACAAAATCGGCCCTATCCGCAGATACTTTGCTAGCTATTGCCAGTACTCATCGCGTTATGATGCATACAAAAAAGGAACAGTATTAAATGCATTTAATCCAAATTTTGCGAACGGTTCATTGATGGATCTGGGCACCTACTGTTTATACCCTCTCATTTTACTGTTCGGCGAGCCAAAAGAAATAAAGGCCACAGGTCTTACCCTGGATTCCGGTATAGATGGCGAAGGAAGTGTCCTATTGAAATATGATGACAAAGATGCGGTTATCATTTATTCAAAAATCACAAATTCCACTTTACCAAGCGAAATCCAAGGGGAAAAAGGAATTATGGTGATTGATAAAATACATTCAGCCGAAAAAGTGGACATTCATTACAACGATGGCACTGTTGAATCAGTGACAGTAGAACAACCTCAGCCCGCTATGTATTATGAAGTGAAAGAGTTTATCGATTTAATCAGCCAAAAGAAAACGGAGTCACTTGTTAATTCCTTTGAAAACTCCTATACCACCATGTGCGTAATGGATAAAGTCCGCCAAGAAATCGGCCTGTCCTATCCAAGTGATTCCAAGTAA
- the gndA gene encoding NADP-dependent phosphogluconate dehydrogenase codes for MLKSLSFHWNPPRKILLMVKSGDTTDSVIESLLPHLQSGDILIDGGNSFFEDTNRRTAKLQEAGLHFLGAGISGGEEGARNGPSIMPGGPKEAYEQVKPILEAISAKVDDTPCSAYMGPDGAGHYVKMVHNGIEYGDMQLISEAYFIMKHALGLSVLEMSTIFSDWNKGELDSYLVEITADILNKRDEDTGKPLVDQILDVAGQKGTGKWTSQNALDLGVSLPIVTESVFARFISSVKEERVAASKILQGPEPKKQAGDSQEMIEAIRKALYMSKICSYAQGFAQMRAASEEYGWNIPYGDVAMIFRGGCIIRAQFLQKIKEAFDGNPELPNLLIDPYFQEIIGEYQHSLRKVLTLAIQQGIPAPAFSSALAYYDSYRSETLPANLIQAQRDYFGAHTYQRVDKEGFFHTEWQVK; via the coding sequence GTGTTGAAGAGTTTGTCCTTTCATTGGAACCCCCCCCGCAAAATCTTGTTGATGGTGAAATCTGGAGACACGACGGATTCGGTCATTGAATCCCTCCTTCCCCACCTTCAATCAGGGGACATTCTAATAGACGGAGGAAATTCGTTTTTTGAAGACACGAATAGGCGAACAGCAAAATTACAAGAAGCAGGCTTGCACTTTCTAGGCGCCGGAATTTCCGGCGGAGAAGAAGGTGCCCGCAACGGTCCTTCCATCATGCCCGGTGGACCGAAAGAAGCATATGAACAAGTCAAACCTATTCTGGAAGCAATTTCGGCAAAAGTAGATGACACTCCTTGCAGTGCCTATATGGGTCCTGATGGAGCTGGCCATTATGTAAAAATGGTTCATAATGGCATTGAATACGGCGATATGCAATTGATATCCGAAGCCTATTTCATCATGAAACACGCGCTTGGCCTTTCTGTCCTAGAAATGTCCACTATATTCTCGGATTGGAACAAAGGGGAGCTTGACAGTTACCTTGTCGAAATTACCGCGGATATTTTGAACAAGCGGGATGAAGATACCGGGAAGCCGCTTGTTGATCAGATTTTGGATGTGGCCGGACAGAAAGGGACTGGGAAATGGACAAGCCAAAACGCGTTGGATTTAGGTGTTTCCCTTCCAATCGTCACAGAGTCCGTTTTCGCAAGGTTTATTTCCTCGGTCAAGGAAGAACGGGTCGCGGCAAGCAAAATTCTGCAAGGCCCTGAACCGAAAAAACAGGCAGGCGACTCCCAAGAAATGATTGAAGCCATCCGCAAAGCCTTATACATGAGTAAGATTTGCTCGTATGCCCAAGGTTTTGCCCAAATGCGTGCGGCATCTGAAGAGTATGGCTGGAATATTCCTTACGGGGACGTTGCCATGATCTTCCGTGGAGGATGCATCATCCGGGCGCAATTCCTGCAAAAGATCAAAGAAGCATTTGACGGCAATCCCGAACTGCCTAACTTATTAATTGATCCATATTTCCAGGAGATTATAGGGGAGTATCAGCATTCTCTACGAAAAGTGCTGACGCTGGCCATTCAGCAAGGAATTCCGGCGCCCGCTTTTTCAAGCGCATTGGCTTACTATGACAGCTATCGCTCTGAGACATTGCCAGCCAATTTAATCCAGGCACAGCGGGATTACTTTGGTGCCCATACGTACCAGCGTGTAGACAAAGAAGGTTTCTTCCACACCGAGTGGCAAGTAAAATAA
- a CDS encoding cyclase family protein, with translation MKMYDVTGAIYEGMTVYKDKPEKQPKINQQTNGYVTETRLDLDVHTGTHIDAPLHMNVNGETFESLSLDSLVGPCQVLDLTAVKNGISKTDLEGFKLQKGDFILLKTKNSFEEKFNFDFVFLAKDGASYLAELGIRGVGIDALGIERSQEGHPTHKTLFANDIIIIEGLRLKEVEQGQYFMVAAPLKLVGTEASPARVLLFEGLS, from the coding sequence ATGAAAATGTATGATGTAACAGGGGCGATCTATGAAGGCATGACCGTTTACAAGGACAAACCGGAAAAACAGCCAAAAATCAATCAGCAGACAAACGGCTATGTTACGGAAACGCGGCTGGATCTGGATGTGCACACCGGAACGCATATCGATGCGCCGCTTCATATGAATGTGAATGGAGAGACATTCGAATCGCTTTCGCTGGACAGTCTTGTAGGGCCTTGTCAAGTTCTCGATTTGACGGCAGTAAAGAACGGAATTTCAAAAACGGACTTAGAAGGATTCAAGCTTCAAAAAGGAGATTTTATTTTATTAAAAACGAAAAACTCGTTTGAGGAAAAGTTTAATTTTGATTTTGTCTTTCTGGCAAAAGATGGAGCAAGCTATCTTGCTGAGTTAGGGATTCGCGGGGTTGGAATAGATGCGCTTGGAATTGAAAGAAGCCAAGAAGGGCATCCGACGCATAAAACCTTATTTGCAAATGACATCATCATCATAGAGGGCCTGAGATTGAAGGAAGTGGAGCAGGGACAATACTTTATGGTTGCCGCGCCTTTGAAATTAGTAGGTACGGAGGCTTCACCTGCGCGAGTATTGTTGTTTGAAGGATTAAGTTGA
- a CDS encoding Cof-type HAD-IIB family hydrolase has translation MYKLVAIDLDGTLLTDDLMISPNTVTAIKKAVEAGTIVTIATGRMFSSAKLIALQLGINVPLITYQGALIKDVNEKEVIYERTVPPDIAQKLIEISREKKLHLQIYQDDILYSAVENDKLIAYSEAVKVPYRIEPNLIKLAQKGVTKLLFIEEPIVLDYLQNELQTLFGKYAHIAKSKKHYLEITHPEANKGSALLCLAKKLGIDRSEIIGIGDNYNDIELIETAGLGIAMGNAVKEVKAMADYTTFTNNEEGVLHVLEKFILEPVNTSNYIEEKNSDSLPTA, from the coding sequence ATGTATAAATTGGTCGCGATCGATCTCGATGGGACATTGCTCACAGACGATTTAATGATTTCACCAAATACAGTAACCGCTATTAAAAAAGCGGTGGAAGCGGGGACAATTGTTACGATTGCTACGGGCCGCATGTTTTCCTCTGCGAAACTCATTGCCCTGCAGTTGGGTATAAATGTACCGCTCATCACTTATCAAGGTGCATTGATCAAGGATGTTAATGAAAAAGAAGTAATATATGAGCGCACTGTTCCTCCCGATATTGCACAAAAGTTAATCGAAATTTCTCGTGAGAAAAAATTACATCTACAAATATACCAAGATGATATTCTCTACAGTGCCGTAGAAAATGACAAGCTGATTGCTTATTCTGAAGCAGTTAAAGTGCCATATAGGATAGAGCCCAATCTCATCAAGCTTGCCCAAAAAGGCGTGACAAAACTACTTTTTATCGAAGAACCAATCGTCCTCGATTACTTACAAAATGAATTGCAAACCTTATTCGGCAAGTATGCTCACATCGCAAAATCAAAAAAACACTACCTTGAAATCACCCATCCCGAGGCAAACAAAGGTAGTGCCCTATTATGCTTAGCGAAAAAACTTGGTATAGACCGTTCAGAAATAATCGGTATTGGTGACAACTATAATGACATCGAACTTATTGAGACAGCCGGTCTCGGTATAGCAATGGGAAATGCCGTAAAGGAAGTGAAAGCTATGGCTGATTATACGACCTTTACGAACAATGAAGAAGGGGTGCTTCACGTATTAGAAAAGTTTATTTTAGAGCCAGTGAATACTTCCAATTATATAGAAGAAAAAAATTCTGATTCGCTTCCGACGGCCTGA